A single window of Athene noctua chromosome 1, bAthNoc1.hap1.1, whole genome shotgun sequence DNA harbors:
- the PET117 gene encoding protein PET117 homolog, mitochondrial, translated as MSRRSRAVLAASALLSAATVVAVHVQQRRERERLHSGVLRDLERQNQKKENIRLLEEQIALTKQLMEERDKELMEKGSQQS; from the exons ATGTCGAGGCGGTCCCGGGCGGTGCTGGCCGCCTCCGCGCTGCTCTCCGCCGCCACCGTGGTGGCCGTGCACGTCCAGCAGCGCCGGGAGCGGGAG AGGCTGCACAGTGGAGTTCTCAGAGATCTTGAGCGTCAAAATCAGAAAAAGGAGAACATTCGCCTGCTAGAAGAGCAAATTGCTTTGACAAAGCAGCTTATGGAAGAAAGAGACAAAGAACTAATGGAAAAAGGGTCCCAGCAGTCCTAG